The Chitinophaga pinensis DSM 2588 region AAATTCAATGTAGTTGGTAATATTGATTATCAACTTCTGAAAGAATATCATGAAGGGCAAATGGCGTTGCCGGCAGAAAGAAGAGATAAAGGAATAAAACCATGGTTGTATAGCCGCTGGTTTGCCACAATTGAACATCACGGAGAAGCTGCGGTGGAATTACTGATCGAAAAGACGCAACACGCGATTCCAAAGCTGATGTTCCTTTTACTGCCTTTGTTTGCATTGATATTAAAACTGTTCTACAACAAAAAGAAATACTATTATGGAGATCACGCGATCTTTTCGCTGCATTTCCATTCTGCAGCGTTTCTACTGTTTTTTATCATTGCATTACTGAATAAGGTAGTACCGGCGGTTGCGACTTTCCTTTCTTCGCTGGAGCTGTTTCTGCTGATCGCCTATATGACGATCGCCCTGAAGAATGCTTATCAGCAATCATTTTTCCTATCGCTGGTAAAAGCGATTGGCCTGAGTGTCATCTATGGCATCTTCATCGCGGCTGGTTTTGCTATTATCGCATTAAGTGCGCTTATCATGTAACGCATGACAGGATAGTGCAGCAAATAAAAAGCTAATAATAAAGGGGTGTATCAAAAATGCTTTGATACACCCCTTTATTATCAGGTAGTAGTGTCGTCTTGTGCTGTCAATCAGGGGTTGGAAGGACAACCCTGCGCCGTTCTGACCGTTTTGTAAGGAACTTCTGAGCCATCACTCCATACATAGCTGTAAGAGCAGACGTAGCCTCTTGGAGCCTCTGTCACATTAGTTAACTCTATTTGAGCGGTTTCACAAACGCCATTAATATAACGCTGATCTACACGGTCACAGGAGCCATAGAGGGATTGCAGCGCAATGACGTCATTGGTGTTGAAGGAACGGTTAAGTCCGAACACCGTACAGGCCAGCATAAAGCTATTAGGATCTTCAGCTGTTGGCGTACCGGGAATGTGTACCGCACCGATGCCGGCTTCACCTTCGTTTGGATTGGTACTGTAATTACAGCTGTAGTTACGGTTGAAGTAATC contains the following coding sequences:
- a CDS encoding DUF3667 domain-containing protein; this encodes MSQHLRHEKNCLNCGATVEDRYCSHCGQENIVVKESFGHLFRHFFEDVTHYDSKFFTTIKDLVFKPGFLTKEYLSGRRASYLHPIRMYVFISFLYFLAAFTFRHSNFKLEEITQERTIMAAKKEVADSLLQILQETGNKTPVDSIKSAALAGTISRLRLDTIHVKEIKFNVVGNIDYQLLKEYHEGQMALPAERRDKGIKPWLYSRWFATIEHHGEAAVELLIEKTQHAIPKLMFLLLPLFALILKLFYNKKKYYYGDHAIFSLHFHSAAFLLFFIIALLNKVVPAVATFLSSLELFLLIAYMTIALKNAYQQSFFLSLVKAIGLSVIYGIFIAAGFAIIALSALIM